One window of the Deltaproteobacteria bacterium genome contains the following:
- a CDS encoding SemiSWEET transporter: MKITTLIGLLAATLTTLSFVPQVVKTWKMKETRDISLSMFLILGIGIILWTIYGFMIQDLPVILANCVSFIFTAIIIFFKVRYK; this comes from the coding sequence ATGAAGATTACCACCTTAATCGGTTTATTGGCAGCCACCTTGACAACATTATCCTTTGTTCCGCAGGTCGTTAAAACATGGAAAATGAAAGAAACAAGGGACATATCTTTATCAATGTTTTTAATCCTGGGTATCGGTATAATTCTATGGACTATTTACGGATTTATGATTCAGGATTTGCCTGTAATTTTAGCCAACTGCGTATCGTTTATTTTTACTGCAATAATAATATTTTTTAAGGTCAGGTATAAATAA